The Triticum aestivum cultivar Chinese Spring chromosome 5A, IWGSC CS RefSeq v2.1, whole genome shotgun sequence genomic sequence gttagtagctagatgacttcctctctctcgtttgattctcaatacaatggtctcttgaagatccatatgatgtaattcttttgtggtgtgtttgttgggatccgatgaattttgagtttatgatcagaactatctctttttatccatgaacgttatttgagtcttctttgatctcttatattcatgattacttatagccttgtatttcttctctgatatttgggttttgttcggccaacttgatctatttatcttgcaatgggaagaggtgctttgtgatgggttcgatcttacagtgcttgatcccagtgacagaaggggaaccgacacatatgtatcgttgccactaacgataacaagatggggtctatttctacataaatatatcttgtctacatcatgtcatcgttcttattgcattactccgtttctccgcaaacttaatacactagatgcatgctggatagcagtcgatgtgtggagtaatagtagtagatgcaggcaggagtcggtctactaatcttggacgtgatgcctatatatgcctatatattgatcattgcctggatatcgacatgattatttgaagttctgtcaattgcccaacagtaatttgttcacccaccgttttctatttttctcgagagaagccactagtgaaacctacggccccggggtctcttctttaatatattttctttgcgatctattttcctttgcttttatttttagatttgttaaaccaaaaatacaaaaaagaccttgctgcaatttattttattcgagatctatttatcccatctatcatGTTTTTATCTCGTCCTTTTCCCAATTTGTGGCGCCGTTacgcgaaagggattgacaaccccttttacacgtcgggttgcgagtatttgttatttgtgtgcaggtgctgtttacgtagtgttgcttggttctcctactggttcgataaccttggtctcatcactgagggaaatacctaccgtcgtcgtgccgcatcatcccttcctttttggggaaatatcgatgtagttctagcagacatcactccTCCAACCGCCGAGCGGTGACGCGCGATGGGATCCAGTCCCCCGCCGCACCGCCAACCGCCGCGCCAGAGCCGAAGACAGTGGCCTTCCCCGCCTTATTCGCCTTCTTCGCCTTGGCTGTGGAGTCCCTTGCCATTGCTGCACACTTCGGTGGAGGAGAGAAGCGAAGGAGTCGGGAGGAGAGAAAGGGGATCTGAGATCCAGAGCTCTGCCCTCGAATCTTTTATACCTCCAGACAAAATCCTCAGTCAAATTTCCCACCGTGAATCCCCATATCGACGGCCCGTGCGGCGTGGTTTTGTACAGGACAACCACAACACGTGGCGGGGATCGTGCGCACAAATCGAGGAGCCACGCCTCCCACTTTCCCACTAACGCACAACGTTACCGCTTCAGCGCGTGAACATGCAAATTCAAATCCCGAGAGTTCCGGGACAAATCAATCTGATTGATTACCAGCGATTCCTTTCCTAAAGGACGCACGTGAGTCAGACTGACCATCCTCCGCGGGGACCCGTGCACTTGGCCGCGTTAAACACCCGAGTGAAGTCTTCTTTAGGATCGTTATCTGACGAGCTTGACGCCCCTCTGCAGGTTCACTTGGCCCTCTCGTAAGCTCCAAGGCGCATGACTCGTAAACCTGGACTCGTAGGAGGCCTGTACTGGCGTTCCCCTGGGATAAGGAGTGGCATCTCTCTAGAGAGTCAGACCACGCGTTGGCGTCACCACTGAGTTGTAATGGCATGCCTtcacttgggcccctagtccatcTCCTCCGAGAGACAAAACGAATGTCACCGGGTTTTTCTCGACGATCGACAACACCCGGTCATCTGGGTAAACCTAAAGTCCAGAATCCGTTGTGTTTTCGTCCAAGGAACAACAAATCACTGTTCGGAAACATATTCCCAGTGTCCCTGCAACACTCGGACTCAACCGAAGGGTCGGTTTGTTTGTCCTACGAAATCCcaaccgattcgggggctaatgatgcgGTCACCTATTACAGGTAGGGTCAAGGACCCATCATTTGGGACCCACATAGGGCCCATCACCAACATAGGTAGGTCCCTGGACCATgccagcattcagatgcatacatcAGGAGGTTCACTTGGACGGCCTTGTAGCACTTGGACAATCACACATCACTTGGCGGATGAACTACCACTCGGACGTACAGGACAAGAGGTGTCGTGGGAGCTGCAACGGCCGAGGAATCCTAAGTCATCCACTAAATAGAGTTCTAGCTACCGTTACCTGTAACTGCTGTAGTAGAGGCTCCTTACACTAGTAATTGTCTCATTCAATGGCATTAATTGCCTCGGCGGCGTGGGAGACATGGGGCTGctgcgcactctatataagccgcacccctctccatagCCAGGCACGTTCAATCTCTGTAATCATATCTATCAAATCAAAGCAAGCCTCAGGGCATGAGACGTACGGCTCTTACCTCGACCGAGTGacgggcctgaactcgttaaacaccaaGTGTTACACCTGCGCCATAGCTAGTCTCTGCCCCTTattcgtacccctagtactcattgtcaggatCATAACCCCGACACGTACCttgtaatttagttggcatgcgtgagctctagtaattggtccagtatatgtagcagcagGGGGTGTAGGTGTAAGTGTAGTACTGATGTCCTCATCAATTGCCGTCAAAATTATCTATATCCAAAACCAAGGGGTGATGGTCGAGAGTACGTGTTCTTCGTTAATAGCAGCTATAAGAGGGAATTTATGTACCCACTCTACATTACAGACTGCATGATCAAGACGTTTCCTAATCTCACATTTTCTCCAAGACCAAACCAGATTGAATCTCTGCACCATCTACAGGCTCTGTTTTGCAGCGCTCGAGGTTGACTTGCTGGAAACTATTGATTCGGCAGTTTCTAGCGGGACTGGCTTTAAATTCCATTTGATGCAGGTCAAATAGGGAATGAACAATCAAACAGTCCAATTTCTTTGTGTGTAGGTCTGGTTGGGCTTCCAAAAACGTCCAGTCGAAACATGGCTTTTAAATTAAATTAAGTTTAGAAATAGTAGATGATACGAGCAACCAAATACGGCCGATGTGAGCGGCGGATGTTTGGGGCAGTGCCAACGCCGCGTGAAGACACGGTTCACCGCTGACTGACACGGACATGTTTGACCTCGGAGCATGCATGCGCGCTTCGACCTTGAGCGTGTGCCGCGTCCCATCTGCCAGCTAGGCTCCACCACGTCATGTTTCAGCCCACGTCGCTAGCGCGGCGAGCCGTGGAGAATCCGCGTGCCTGTGCGCGATGTGATCGAATCTTGGCGCACGAGATTCTTACCAAATTTGATTGGCAATAATGAAGACGTGACGAGATAAATGATTGGGTCTTTATCAGTACAGTACCAGAGTATGCGTACCGTAAGTACATGATGCGTTAAACCTAAGCTCTTGACCGCAGATTCGACGTCTAACAACCGTACAGGTTCAAAGGAAGGAACTATTAGTCTATGAGCAATCAACAAGGTGTTCCATGCGGTAGAAAGAAATCGAAATCGGCTTCCATGACGGTCATCTAAAGTACACCAGCACAGCTTGGCAACTATGTTATGTTTTGCCGTCATTTCGATGCCAGCGTGTCAACAAAAACTCAAAACAGTCGCACTGCAAAAGCAAGGAGGCTAGGATTCTCAACAGTGTTCACACGGAGCGCCAAAGCCAAAGCctctatatatacacctcccctcctccctcccatTTCCCCACACAGGCACACGCCTCCACCCTCGCCAAGAACACACCACTCTCCAAGTCGTCAACTACCTGCTTGCGCTGAGCTTCTCTCTACGAGAAAGTCAAGCTAGCCGAGGATTGTCGAGTAGCAGCACAATTTAAGTGATGGCGGTAGGCAACGGCGGCGCCAAGAAAGTGGTGGCGCCCATGGAGGTGTCCGTGGAGGCCGGGAACGCCGGGGACGCGGCGTGGATGGACGACGACGGCCGGCCCCGCCGCTCCGGCACGTTCTGGACGGCGAGTGCGCACATCATCACCGCCGTCATCGGCTCCGGCGTGCTCTCGCTGGCCTGGGCCATCGCGCAGCTCGGTTGGGTAGCTGGCCCCGCTGTCATGCTCCTCTTCGCCGCCGTCATCTACTacacctccaccctgctcgccgAGTGCTACCGCACGGGTGACCCGGCCACCGGGAAGCGCAACTACACCTACATGGACGCCGTCCGCTCCAACCTCGGCGGTCCCAAGGTCATCTTCTGCGGTGTCATCCAGTACGCCAATCTCGTCGGCGTCGCCATCGGCTACACCATCGCGTCCTCCATCAGCATGCGGGCCATTAGGAGGGCCGACTGTTTCCACGCCAACGGACACGCCGACCCGTGCAAGAGCTCCAGCAACCCATACATGATCCTCTTCGGCCTCGTGCAGATCGTGTTCTCGCAGATCCCCGACTTCGATCAGATATGGTGGCTGTCCATCGTCGCCGCAGTCATGTCCTTCACCTACTCCGGCATTGGACTCTCCCTCGGCATCACCCAGACCATATGTATGTCGTCGGAACTCCaaacatactactccctccgttcgttaTTATAAGACGTTTTGGACAGCTAGCTTTGAACTGTTTTAGGTACCGTCTGAATTGTCTAAAATCGTCTTATAAAAGTGGGTAGAAAAAGTACCTTTTTTGCCCTCTTATTAGTATATAAAAAGCTATCCTACAGTACTTAAGACGATGAAATTGCAGCCAATGGTGGAATCAAGGGCAGCCTCACCGGCATCAGCATCGGCGTCGGTATCACGGCCACGCAGAAGGTGTGGCGCAGCCTGCAGGCATTTGGCGACATCGCCTTCGCCTACTCCTTCTCCAACATCCTCATAGAAATCCAGGTACGTAAAAGCCATGACCGAGCTGTCCTCTGCTCAGCGAGTGTAATTCCTAGTTTGCTCTGTATTTGTTATCGTTGGCTGACATAGGGGTGTTTGTCAGGACACGATCAGGGCGCCGCCGCCGTCTGAGGCGAAGGTGATGAAGCAGGCGACGCGGCTGAGTGTGGCGACGACGACGGTGTTCTACATGCTGTGCGGGTGCATGGGGTACGCGGCGTTCGGCGACGCAGCCCCCGACAACCTCCTCACCGGGTTCGGATTCTACGAGCCCTTCTGGCTGCTGGACATCGCCAACGTGGCCATCGTCGTGCACCTCGTCGGCGCCTACCAGGTCTTCTGCCAGCCCATCTTCGCCTTCGTCGAGCGCTGGGCCGCGTCCACATGGCCAGACAGCGCCTTCATCTCCCGCGAGTTCCGGGTGGGGCCATTCGCGCTCAGCGTGTTCCGGCTGACGTGGCGGTCGGCCTTCGTCTGCCTCACCACCGTCTTCGCCATGCTGCTCCCGTTCTTCGGCAACGTGGTGGGACTCCTCGGCGCCGTCTCCTTCTGGCCGCTCACCGTCTACTTCCCCGTCGAGATGTACATCAGGCAGCGCGGCGTGCCCGGCCGGAGCATGCAGGGGATCTGCCTTAGGATGCTCAGCGTCGGATGCCTCATCGTTTCCATCGCCGCCGCGGCGGGCTCCATCGCCAACGTCATCGAAGCTCTCAAAGTGTACAAGCCGTTCAGCGGCTGATTTGCCGCACGTGCATCAACTTAGTTATAACCGCATGCTATACATACATACTACACGTTCGCCGAGAGGCCCTTGTTGAACCTAGTTATTGCACCTAACGGATTAGGCGGCCTTTGGTTGCACTCCTCGGAAAATGAGGGGCCTAAGCAGAACGGCAGGAGGTGCTCTCTGTAATGAAGATTAAGAGCGTAGGGTGCCTTATGCAAAGTAGCTCCTTTTTTGTAAAGGGGACCTAATTTTTGTTGTACAATCTGGTGTACCAGAGGGGGAAAAATCCAGTATATACATGTGAAGACAAGATAAAACTTTCAGTTTCACTAAATCTTAGTCGAGCGAGACTTAGGTATATCCTGTTTGATGCTATATTCATGAGATCTTATGTGTATGTCTCAATCGATTGAGACCTAACCTCACCCAAAAAAAATATCCTTGTGCCTCAGCTCTCATGACATTTATATATAGGATCCTTATATATATTGTTAGGAATACATATAGTCTTCGAAATCATATAAAGACCTATTGTTGTTTGAACCATACGTGAATAATTTTGGGGTTCACTAAAATCAACTCAATATCCGTAATCTcaactactcccttcgttctgaattacttgtcgcatgTATGAATGTaactagatatattttagttctagatacatccatttatgcgacgagtaatttagaacggagggagtagatgttttGAACCTTGATGAAATCATTACAGAGGTGCAAGCCTATGCTCTTGAGCTTACAAAAAGTGCAGAGTTATTTTACTTTAACTTGTGCCCCACAAAAGGAAATGGTCCAAGGTTTTTTAAACAAATAATTGGGGGACACTGTTTACAGAGAATATCTGGATTAGCAAGTGGGGAATCTTAGGTAGATCATTGATGATAAGCTCTTTTCTCTCATCCAAAGAAGAAATGGGTGGACAGCCAAGTAAGGATGGGTACGCAGGGTACTAGTCACGAAAGCGCGCTCACATGGACCATTTATgttgctttctttattttctttgcgGGTATGGAAAATGAAAAAGAATGGCCAGGCAAACTTGGAATCCTTGCATTTGCTTCCTAGATAGAAGTATTTGTTTGTGATAATTGGTGATTGCATTATAGGAGTATGTTAGCCGCCCTGCTCTGTTTAGCTGCTAGCACCACGGGGGATATGCCAAATCTGGCCACACAAAATTAATGTGTTCAAACTTCAACTAACAGGACCCTCTGGAAAAAAAGAGAGTTTGTTTTCTTGCATGAAGAGGTAGGCAATAATAGCACCAATAATAGTGTGTGTATAAGTCGATCAGtatatataattcagcatgtaCTTTTAAAAACACAACACAAACAAACATGTTCTACAGCTCGTTCTTTTTCTTTCACAGCAGTGGTTCGCTCCCGCAATAGGCCAAAGGGAGGCAGAGAAGCTCCCTTGGTTGGCCGCCGGCCAGGCCATGGGCTCCTCCCCTCTCCGGCGGCTGCTGCGGTAGTAGAAGAGTTGGGGAGCCCCATATCTGTGCTATACATAGTAGGGATAGAGTTTCAGGTGATCAGCATGATCTTCTCTTTTGGTACTTCTTCAGTCCTGCTCAAATGGAGTCCTTGTGTAACGCTCGGatcattaagctacagtaatcctcttcTAATGGTGtcatgtcaccacgattactgttcttaaactcacgttggttcgaaaccggttcaaattcaaatctaaaaCAGAatcgaaaataaaagttttcagatgtcaaatctaaaatgttcacaatattctttaaattcacctgatcattgtcatgttggaaccagcCTCTTTTGGATTCACACAGTGTCCCTGAAAATTTATTCAGTGGACCAACAACCAATTATTTGAACTTTTTGATTTCTAAAAATAGTTGAACACTCCCAAATGCTTTGAAACCTTTTGTACCAACCCATGTTATTGCCTTGtatttttgtgccaagttttgTGTTAAACAAAACTCTTTTAGTGGctcaaagaaaataaacaaaaggtaaaaaactaaaacaagaaaataaaaaggggaccACCCTCCCCCTCGCTGGGCCTCTGACCTAACCAGGCCCAGCCCATCTTCCCCTCAGTCGTCTTCTCCGGTTCACGACCGCGCCCGAACAGGAGCTCGTCCCCGTCGGAccagcctcgccggcgccgccccgaggggataagggcgacgcctcgggCTCCTCTGGTCTCCCCTCTCTCActtgcctccctctcccttccaCGCTCCCTTCCCCAGATCCACCTTCTCTCTCCCCTCGCCCTCCCTGCACGGCCGCGCTCCCCTATCGCCGGCCACCTCGCCCCGCCGTGATCGACAGCCTCCCCGCGCCCTTCCTCCgtgcccaggaggaccgccaccaTCCCCTGCTTCATCTTCGCCAACCAGACCGAGTCGAGGGCCCCGGCATCGATCCCTACACGTCGTCTTCGACATCGGGCCCGAGAAGCCCCACCGTCTCTTCCGACCCCGGCACCTCCTGCTGCTCCTAATCTTTCATCGGGCCCCTGTGTGCCCCCAAGGTGAGCTCCGCCTCCCCCTTCCTTTGCTTCTCCTAGCGCATCTCGGCCCCCTGCCGCTAGCACGCAACATCGTCGTAGCTCGTCGCCGCCCTGCTTCATAGTCGTCGTGGCCACACCCGCCGGCGAGCTCAGCCGAACACGGCCTCGTGCTCAGCTCGCTCCCCGTAGCCCAGCGTCGTGGACCGCATCCCGTGCCGTGCCCCGTAGCACCATCCTGATCGTTGCCCGAGCACGACCCCCGCCCTCGCCGCTCGTCGGCGCtgctccggccaactccggcgacgccaccGCCCCCAGTTGAC encodes the following:
- the LOC123102860 gene encoding amino acid permease 3, whose amino-acid sequence is MAVGNGGAKKVVAPMEVSVEAGNAGDAAWMDDDGRPRRSGTFWTASAHIITAVIGSGVLSLAWAIAQLGWVAGPAVMLLFAAVIYYTSTLLAECYRTGDPATGKRNYTYMDAVRSNLGGPKVIFCGVIQYANLVGVAIGYTIASSISMRAIRRADCFHANGHADPCKSSSNPYMILFGLVQIVFSQIPDFDQIWWLSIVAAVMSFTYSGIGLSLGITQTISNGGIKGSLTGISIGVGITATQKVWRSLQAFGDIAFAYSFSNILIEIQDTIRAPPPSEAKVMKQATRLSVATTTVFYMLCGCMGYAAFGDAAPDNLLTGFGFYEPFWLLDIANVAIVVHLVGAYQVFCQPIFAFVERWAASTWPDSAFISREFRVGPFALSVFRLTWRSAFVCLTTVFAMLLPFFGNVVGLLGAVSFWPLTVYFPVEMYIRQRGVPGRSMQGICLRMLSVGCLIVSIAAAAGSIANVIEALKVYKPFSG